One genomic segment of Streptomyces sp. RKND-216 includes these proteins:
- a CDS encoding FKBP-type peptidyl-prolyl cis-trans isomerase, with protein MSIDKPEVDFPEGEPPADLEIRDLWEGDGPEAKAGDNVSVHYVGVSFSTGEEFDASWNRGKPLQFQLGAGQVIAGWDRGVQGMKVGGRRRLTIPAHLAYGDAGAGGGRIKPGETLIFVCDLVAV; from the coding sequence GTGAGCATCGACAAGCCCGAGGTCGACTTCCCCGAGGGCGAGCCCCCCGCCGACCTGGAGATCCGGGACCTCTGGGAGGGCGACGGCCCCGAGGCCAAGGCCGGGGACAACGTCTCCGTGCACTACGTCGGCGTCTCCTTCTCCACCGGTGAGGAGTTCGACGCCAGCTGGAATCGCGGCAAGCCGCTGCAGTTCCAGCTCGGCGCCGGCCAGGTCATCGCCGGCTGGGACCGCGGCGTGCAGGGCATGAAGGTCGGCGGCCGGCGGCGGCTGACCATTCCCGCGCACCTCGCCTACGGCGACGCGGGCGCCGGCGGCGGTCGTATCAAGCCGGGCGAGACGCTGATCTTCGTCTGCGACCTGGTCGCCGTCTGA
- a CDS encoding WYL domain-containing protein translates to MAIAKAERLMNLALCLLGARRPLSKRGLRASIEAYLEAAGDDAFNRMFERDKDDLRELGLVIDTVDNLDGETGYLARRDSNRLPPVTLDAAEATALGLAARVWQQARLAGAASGALHKLRAAGGMPQADEDGGYGDLHPHSTLEPRIPARETAFEPLMLACRDRRLVVFDYRRSNAARPERRSVEPWTLECWRGHWYLAGHDRDRGAERVFRLSRITGPVRSRAAAFSVPVPDQVTVREAVERWAGESATGRARIRLRRESGYPLRARAVGEIRETDGGWDELEIPYGHGLDAWLVEFGPDVVVLEPAELRADVVDRLRAVAKG, encoded by the coding sequence ATGGCGATTGCCAAGGCCGAGCGGCTGATGAACCTGGCGCTGTGCCTGCTGGGAGCCCGGCGTCCGCTGTCCAAGCGTGGACTGCGGGCGTCCATCGAGGCCTACCTCGAAGCGGCCGGCGACGACGCCTTCAACCGCATGTTCGAGCGCGACAAGGACGACCTGCGCGAGCTCGGCCTCGTCATCGACACCGTCGACAACCTCGACGGCGAGACCGGCTACCTCGCCCGCCGCGACAGCAACCGCCTGCCGCCCGTCACCCTGGACGCCGCCGAGGCCACCGCCCTCGGCCTCGCCGCCCGCGTCTGGCAGCAGGCCCGGCTCGCCGGAGCGGCCAGCGGAGCCCTGCACAAGCTTCGCGCCGCCGGCGGCATGCCGCAGGCCGACGAGGACGGCGGTTACGGCGACCTCCACCCGCACAGCACTCTCGAACCGCGCATCCCGGCCCGCGAGACCGCCTTCGAACCGCTGATGCTGGCCTGCCGCGACCGCCGCCTCGTCGTCTTCGACTACCGGCGCTCCAACGCCGCCCGGCCCGAGCGACGCAGCGTCGAACCGTGGACCCTGGAGTGCTGGCGCGGCCACTGGTACCTGGCCGGGCACGACCGGGACCGCGGCGCCGAACGTGTCTTCCGCCTCTCCCGCATCACCGGCCCCGTCCGCTCCCGGGCCGCCGCGTTCTCCGTGCCCGTCCCCGACCAGGTGACGGTGCGGGAGGCCGTGGAACGCTGGGCGGGTGAGTCCGCCACCGGCCGCGCCCGCATCCGGCTGCGCCGCGAGAGCGGCTACCCGCTGCGTGCCCGTGCGGTCGGCGAGATCAGGGAGACGGACGGCGGCTGGGACGAGCTGGAGATCCCGTACGGGCACGGACTCGACGCCTGGCTCGTCGAGTTCGGCCCGGACGTCGTCGTACTGGAGCCCGCCGAGCTGCGGGCGGACGTGGTCGACCGGCTGCGCGCCGTCGCCAAGGGCTGA
- a CDS encoding WYL domain-containing protein, protein MATNAIDQTRRMLSLVTYLRDRPGARVEDVARAFGISVDELIGDLDVLPMCGTSFRGGDLLEIDTDGERIWWRNADDVAEPLRIAADEATALLVAARAVATLPGLRESDREALLRATAKLEAAAGESAGASARLSVTFESEGGVFADVDRAIAERRRVWLRYYSPARDELTEREIDPIRLFAVGHTYVEAWCRRSEARRTFRLDRVAEIRLLDEAADPPPITPRDLSEGLVQPAPDDPEVVVEVSPGGRWVAEYYPHDSAEELPDGGLRITLRTPDPASLRRLALRLGPDGRITAPRELAESAREAARAALAAYGE, encoded by the coding sequence GTGGCGACCAACGCCATCGACCAGACCCGGCGGATGCTGTCGCTGGTCACCTATCTGCGGGACCGGCCCGGCGCCCGCGTCGAGGACGTCGCCCGCGCCTTCGGCATCAGCGTCGACGAGCTGATCGGCGACCTGGACGTGCTGCCCATGTGCGGCACCAGCTTCCGGGGCGGCGACCTGCTGGAGATCGACACCGACGGCGAGCGGATCTGGTGGCGCAACGCCGACGATGTCGCCGAGCCGCTGCGGATCGCCGCCGACGAGGCCACCGCGCTGCTGGTCGCGGCCCGTGCGGTCGCTACCCTCCCCGGGTTGCGGGAGAGCGACCGGGAGGCGCTGCTGCGCGCGACCGCGAAGCTGGAGGCGGCGGCGGGGGAGAGCGCTGGCGCGAGCGCCCGGCTGTCGGTCACCTTCGAGTCCGAGGGTGGTGTCTTCGCCGACGTCGACCGGGCCATCGCCGAGCGCCGCCGGGTGTGGCTGCGGTACTACTCGCCCGCCCGGGACGAGCTCACCGAGCGGGAGATCGACCCCATCCGCCTCTTCGCCGTGGGACACACCTACGTTGAGGCCTGGTGCCGCCGCAGTGAGGCCCGGCGCACCTTCCGGCTCGACCGGGTCGCGGAGATCCGGCTGCTGGACGAGGCCGCCGACCCGCCGCCGATCACCCCCCGCGACCTGTCCGAGGGCTTGGTGCAGCCCGCCCCGGACGACCCGGAGGTCGTCGTCGAGGTTTCGCCCGGCGGCCGCTGGGTCGCCGAGTACTACCCGCACGACAGCGCCGAGGAGCTGCCCGACGGCGGCCTGCGGATCACCCTGCGCACCCCCGACCCCGCCTCGCTGCGGAGGCTGGCCCTGCGGCTCGGGCCGGACGGCCGCATCACCGCGCCGCGCGAGCTGGCCGAGAGCGCTCGGGAGGCCGCCCGCGCCGCGCTCGCGGCCTACGGCGAGTGA
- the tatA gene encoding Sec-independent protein translocase subunit TatA, with product MPNLRPMEIVLIVLVILLLFGAKKLPDMARSLGKSARILKSEAKAMKKDGGDGGGDGDKDGNAEAQQPAPKTIQAAPGDVSSSRPVNEQAKQSQQN from the coding sequence ATGCCCAACCTGAGGCCCATGGAGATCGTGCTGATCGTACTGGTCATCCTGCTGCTGTTCGGGGCCAAGAAGCTTCCGGACATGGCCCGGTCCCTCGGCAAGTCGGCCCGCATCCTCAAGAGTGAGGCCAAGGCCATGAAGAAGGACGGCGGCGACGGCGGCGGTGACGGCGACAAGGACGGCAACGCCGAGGCGCAGCAGCCCGCGCCCAAGACGATCCAGGCGGCACCCGGCGACGTCAGCAGCTCGCGCCCGGTGAACGAGCAGGCCAAGCAGTCCCAGCAGAACTGA
- the tatC gene encoding twin-arginine translocase subunit TatC, translating into MLKSARKQGNQPKDPEGRMPLVEHLRELRNRLMKAVLAILAVTVLGMVFYEQVADFLTEPMLDRIGCEDGFGASATREACANLTINGLVGPFTVMLKIALTVGVVLASPVWLYQFWGFLAPGLHRHEKKYAGAFVCTGVPLFLAGAYVAYLILPTAAEALIGFTPQGANNLIDLGEFVDIIARLVLVFGLAFELPLVLVMMNMGGLVTGRQMLGWWRIMVVCITVFSAVATPTGDPLTMGALAAPIVLLYFGAVGVALLNDRRRERNDPYRGLDDDEASELDHAPEPVAAAAPLRDDTPDAGDDRRPDGYGDAT; encoded by the coding sequence TTGCTCAAGTCCGCCCGCAAGCAGGGTAATCAGCCGAAGGATCCCGAGGGGCGGATGCCCCTCGTGGAGCATCTGCGGGAGCTGCGGAACCGCCTGATGAAGGCGGTCCTGGCGATCCTGGCCGTGACCGTCCTCGGCATGGTCTTCTACGAGCAGGTCGCGGACTTCCTCACCGAGCCGATGCTGGACCGCATCGGCTGTGAGGACGGTTTCGGCGCGTCGGCGACTCGTGAGGCCTGCGCGAACCTCACGATCAACGGCCTGGTCGGACCCTTCACGGTCATGCTGAAGATCGCCCTGACCGTCGGCGTCGTCCTCGCCTCGCCGGTCTGGCTCTACCAGTTCTGGGGCTTTCTGGCGCCCGGCCTCCACCGTCACGAGAAGAAGTACGCCGGAGCCTTCGTCTGCACCGGCGTCCCCCTCTTCCTGGCGGGCGCCTACGTCGCCTACCTGATCCTGCCCACCGCGGCCGAAGCGCTCATCGGATTCACGCCCCAAGGCGCGAACAACCTCATCGACCTGGGGGAGTTCGTCGACATCATCGCGCGTCTGGTGCTCGTCTTCGGCCTCGCCTTCGAGCTGCCCCTCGTCCTGGTCATGATGAACATGGGTGGGCTCGTCACGGGCCGGCAAATGCTCGGCTGGTGGCGCATCATGGTCGTCTGCATCACGGTCTTCTCCGCCGTCGCCACCCCGACCGGCGACCCGCTCACCATGGGGGCACTCGCCGCGCCGATCGTGCTGCTCTACTTCGGCGCCGTCGGTGTCGCCCTGCTCAACGACCGGCGGCGCGAGCGGAACGATCCGTACCGTGGCCTGGACGACGACGAGGCGTCGGAGCTGGACCACGCGCCGGAGCCGGTCGCCGCCGCAGCACCGTTGCGCGACGACACTCCGGATGCGGGCGACGACCGCCGTCCCGACGGTTACGGCGACGCCACCTGA
- a CDS encoding diacylglycerol kinase, translating to MTSEITLLVNPTAGRGRGAQAAQPAADALRGAGFSVRTVVGVDAPDALRRAREAVAEGTGALIAVGGDGMANLALQAVAGTDTPLGVVAVGTGNDFARATGLPVRDPDAAGRLFADALKAGRTRPVDLGRVTCADGTERLFGCVLASGFDSRVNDRANRMRWPTGPRRYDLAMLAELAALRPVRYRLTLDDGPPQEVAATLVAVGNGPSYGGGMRICADAALDDGLLDVTVVGECSRTTLLRVFPRVYKGTHLSHPSVTVHRVRSLTLEAEGVTGYADGEPAGALPLTVQSMPSAARLLLPQ from the coding sequence GTGACCAGCGAGATCACCCTCCTCGTGAACCCGACCGCCGGACGCGGCCGCGGAGCGCAGGCCGCGCAGCCCGCTGCCGACGCGCTGCGCGGCGCCGGCTTCTCCGTCCGCACCGTCGTCGGCGTCGACGCCCCCGACGCGCTGCGCCGCGCCCGGGAGGCCGTCGCCGAGGGGACGGGCGCCCTCATCGCCGTCGGCGGCGACGGCATGGCCAACCTCGCGCTCCAGGCCGTCGCGGGCACCGACACGCCGCTGGGGGTGGTCGCCGTGGGCACCGGCAACGACTTCGCCCGCGCCACCGGCCTGCCCGTGCGGGACCCGGACGCGGCCGGTCGCCTCTTCGCCGACGCCCTCAAGGCGGGCCGGACCCGGCCTGTCGACCTGGGCCGGGTCACCTGCGCCGACGGTACGGAACGCCTGTTCGGATGCGTGCTTGCCTCCGGGTTCGACTCCCGCGTCAACGACCGGGCGAACCGGATGCGGTGGCCCACCGGACCCCGCCGCTACGACCTGGCTATGCTCGCCGAACTCGCCGCGCTCCGTCCCGTCCGCTACCGGCTCACCCTCGACGACGGCCCGCCGCAGGAGGTCGCCGCCACCCTGGTCGCCGTGGGCAACGGGCCCAGCTACGGCGGCGGCATGCGGATCTGCGCCGACGCCGCGCTCGACGACGGCCTCCTCGACGTCACCGTGGTGGGGGAGTGCAGCCGCACCACCCTGCTCCGGGTCTTCCCCCGTGTCTACAAGGGCACCCACCTGAGCCACCCCTCGGTCACCGTCCACCGGGTGCGCTCCCTCACCCTGGAGGCCGAGGGCGTCACAGGGTACGCCGACGGGGAGCCCGCGGGCGCGCTGCCGCTCACGGTCCAGAGCATGCCCAGCGCCGCGCGCCTCCTGCTGCCGCAATAG
- a CDS encoding DEAD/DEAH box helicase: MTEDLSPAERYAAARKRAEEQATALAPFRDLYDFGLDDFQIEACQALEAGKGVLVAAPTGSGKTIVGEFAVHLALTQGRKCFYTTPIKALSNQKYNDLAARYGPEQVGLLTGDNSVNGDAPVIVMTTEVLRNMLYAGSRALLGLGYVVMDEVHYLSDRFRGAVWEEVIIHLPESVTLVSLSATVSNAEEFGDWLDTVRGDTRVIVSEHRPVPLWQHVLAGRKMYDLFEEKGDRKEVNPDLVRMARMENSRPLSNRDRRRNGRPKREADRERERRQRARIWTPSRPEVIDRLDAQGLLPAITFIFSRAGCQAAVQQCLAAGLRLNGPAERTRVRELVEERTADIPDEDLHVLGYFEWLEGLERGVAAHHAGMLPTFKEVVEELFVRGLVKAVFATETLALGINMPARSVVLEKLVKWNGEQHADITPGEFTQLTGRAGRRGIDVEGHAVVLWQRGMDPGALAGLAGARTYPLRSSFKPSYNMAVNLVSQFGRHRSRELLETSFAQFQADRSVVGISRQVQRNEEGLEGYRASMTCHLGDFDEYARLRRELKDRETELAKQGAAQRRAQAAAALEKLKAGDIIHVPTGKFAGLALVLDPGTGAGRSPGHRRGFEQYDGPRPLVLTAQRQVKRLAALDFPVPVEPLERMRVPKSFNARSPQSRRDLASALRTKAGHYEPQRHRRQRSGAADDEQIARLRADLRRHPCHGCDEREDHARWAERYHRLRRDTRQLERRIEGRTNTIARTFDRVYALLSELDYLHGDQVTDDGRRLARLYGELDLLASECLREGVWEGLPPAELAACVSALVYESRAADDAMPPQLPGGGRVKAALGEMVRIWGRLDALEEQHGVSATEGVGQREPDLGFAWAAHQWADGHGLDAVLRETDMPAGDFVRWCKQVLDVLGQLAAAAPEGGTVAKNARRAIEAMLRGVVAYTSVG, encoded by the coding sequence ATGACCGAGGATCTGTCCCCCGCAGAGCGGTACGCCGCGGCCCGCAAGCGGGCCGAGGAGCAAGCCACCGCTCTCGCCCCGTTCCGTGACCTGTACGACTTCGGACTGGACGACTTCCAGATCGAGGCGTGCCAAGCCCTCGAAGCCGGCAAGGGAGTGCTGGTCGCGGCGCCGACCGGCTCCGGCAAGACGATCGTCGGCGAGTTCGCCGTCCACCTGGCCCTCACGCAGGGCCGCAAGTGCTTCTACACCACGCCGATCAAGGCGCTGTCCAACCAGAAGTACAACGATCTCGCCGCGCGCTACGGGCCGGAGCAGGTCGGCCTGCTCACCGGCGACAACAGCGTCAACGGCGACGCACCCGTGATCGTGATGACCACCGAGGTCCTGCGCAACATGCTCTACGCGGGCTCGCGCGCCCTGCTCGGCCTCGGCTACGTCGTGATGGACGAGGTCCACTACCTCTCCGACCGCTTCCGCGGCGCCGTGTGGGAGGAAGTGATCATTCACCTGCCCGAGTCGGTGACACTGGTGTCGCTCTCCGCGACGGTGTCGAACGCCGAGGAGTTCGGCGACTGGCTGGACACCGTGCGCGGCGACACCCGGGTGATCGTCTCCGAGCACCGCCCCGTCCCGCTGTGGCAGCACGTCCTCGCCGGGCGGAAGATGTACGACCTGTTCGAGGAGAAGGGCGACCGCAAGGAGGTCAACCCGGACCTGGTGCGGATGGCGCGGATGGAGAACAGCCGCCCCCTCTCCAACCGCGACCGCCGCCGCAACGGCCGTCCCAAGCGGGAGGCCGACCGGGAGCGCGAGCGGCGGCAGCGTGCCCGGATCTGGACGCCGAGCCGGCCCGAGGTCATCGACCGCCTCGACGCACAGGGCCTCCTCCCGGCGATCACGTTCATCTTCAGCCGGGCCGGCTGCCAGGCCGCCGTCCAGCAGTGCCTCGCGGCCGGGCTCCGGCTCAACGGTCCGGCCGAGCGCACCCGGGTCCGGGAACTCGTCGAGGAGCGCACTGCGGACATCCCCGACGAGGACCTGCACGTCCTGGGCTACTTCGAGTGGCTGGAGGGCCTGGAACGCGGCGTCGCCGCCCACCACGCGGGCATGCTGCCGACCTTCAAGGAGGTCGTCGAGGAACTGTTCGTCCGCGGGCTGGTGAAGGCCGTCTTCGCCACCGAGACCCTGGCGCTGGGCATCAACATGCCGGCCCGGTCGGTGGTGCTGGAGAAGCTGGTCAAGTGGAACGGTGAGCAGCACGCCGACATCACCCCCGGCGAGTTCACCCAGCTCACCGGACGTGCGGGTCGGCGCGGCATCGACGTGGAGGGGCACGCCGTGGTGCTGTGGCAGCGCGGCATGGACCCCGGCGCCCTGGCAGGGCTCGCGGGCGCGCGCACGTACCCGCTGCGGTCGTCGTTCAAGCCGTCCTACAACATGGCGGTCAACCTGGTCTCGCAGTTCGGCCGGCACCGCTCCCGGGAACTGCTCGAGACCTCCTTCGCCCAGTTCCAGGCGGACCGCTCCGTCGTCGGCATCTCCCGCCAGGTGCAGCGCAACGAGGAGGGCCTGGAGGGCTACCGCGCCTCGATGACCTGCCACCTCGGCGACTTCGACGAGTACGCGCGGCTGCGCCGCGAGCTGAAGGACCGCGAGACGGAGCTGGCCAAGCAGGGCGCCGCGCAGCGCCGCGCCCAGGCCGCGGCCGCTCTGGAGAAGCTGAAGGCCGGGGACATCATCCACGTGCCCACCGGCAAGTTCGCCGGCCTCGCGCTGGTGCTGGACCCGGGCACGGGCGCCGGGCGAAGCCCCGGCCACCGGCGCGGCTTCGAGCAGTACGACGGGCCCCGCCCGCTGGTGCTCACCGCGCAGCGGCAGGTCAAACGACTGGCCGCGCTCGACTTCCCGGTCCCCGTGGAGCCGCTGGAACGGATGCGGGTGCCGAAGTCGTTCAACGCGCGCAGCCCGCAGTCGCGGCGCGACCTGGCGTCCGCGCTGCGCACCAAGGCCGGCCACTACGAGCCGCAGCGGCACCGTCGTCAGCGCTCGGGGGCGGCCGACGACGAGCAGATCGCCCGGCTGCGGGCCGACCTGCGCCGCCACCCCTGCCACGGATGCGACGAGCGCGAGGACCACGCCCGGTGGGCGGAGCGGTACCACCGGCTGCGCCGCGACACCCGCCAGCTCGAGCGGCGCATCGAGGGGCGCACGAACACCATCGCCCGCACCTTCGACCGGGTCTACGCCCTGCTGTCGGAGCTGGACTACCTGCACGGCGACCAGGTCACCGACGACGGGAGGCGGCTGGCCCGGCTGTACGGCGAGCTGGACCTGCTGGCCTCGGAGTGCCTGCGCGAGGGCGTGTGGGAGGGCCTGCCACCCGCCGAGCTCGCCGCCTGCGTGTCCGCCCTGGTGTACGAGTCGCGGGCGGCCGACGACGCCATGCCGCCACAGCTGCCGGGCGGCGGCCGGGTGAAGGCCGCACTGGGCGAGATGGTACGCATCTGGGGTCGGCTCGACGCGCTGGAGGAGCAGCACGGCGTCAGCGCGACCGAGGGCGTCGGCCAGCGCGAACCGGACCTGGGCTTCGCGTGGGCGGCCCACCAATGGGCGGACGGGCACGGTCTGGACGCGGTGCTGCGCGAGACCGACATGCCCGCAGGCGACTTCGTGCGCTGGTGCAAGCAGGTCCTCGACGTCCTCGGGCAGCTCGCCGCGGCGGCGCCCGAGGGCGGCACGGTGGCGAAGAACGCGCGGCGCGCGATCGAGGCCATGCTGCGCGGCGTCGTCGCGTACACGTCCGTCGGCTGA
- a CDS encoding phosphatidylinositol-specific phospholipase C1-like protein, with amino-acid sequence MPGNRFRRWLAAAVAVAAVATLTSAAQARPDDDRHGHDLRLNQIQTMATHNSYHREVSFAEQKVMEANDPNFRTLLYSHASLPQQFARQRVRGIELDVFPDPEGGLYADPLIRKAAGLPLPEDPAWHEPGFKVLHWADFDYRTSCITLTGCLTQVKEWSQRHPQHVTVPVLLELKQTDPRLEERGGAVSPPWDTAMLDALDAAIRRVFPDRTTVTPDDVRHRGETLEESVLTQGWPRLSAVRGKVMFLMDNDDQELQDAYRAGGRESLQGRVLFTDSEPGRADAAFMKVNDPTGGNKAVIRDLVRRGYFVRTRSDVPLDQATSGEDGMLRDALSSGAQMVSTDFPVPGLAARYGSDYVAELPRGEGPVRCNPVTVRTWQCPRGPLEP; translated from the coding sequence GTGCCCGGGAACAGGTTCCGCCGATGGCTCGCCGCCGCGGTCGCCGTCGCCGCCGTGGCGACGCTCACCTCGGCGGCGCAGGCACGCCCCGACGACGACCGGCACGGGCACGACCTGCGGCTCAATCAGATTCAGACCATGGCCACGCACAACAGCTACCACCGTGAGGTGTCGTTCGCCGAGCAGAAGGTCATGGAGGCGAACGACCCGAACTTCCGCACGCTGCTCTACAGCCACGCCTCGCTGCCGCAGCAGTTCGCCCGCCAACGGGTGCGCGGCATCGAGCTCGACGTCTTCCCCGACCCGGAGGGCGGCCTGTACGCGGACCCGCTGATCCGCAAGGCCGCCGGTCTGCCGCTGCCGGAGGATCCGGCCTGGCACGAGCCCGGCTTCAAGGTCCTGCACTGGGCGGACTTCGACTACCGCACCTCGTGCATCACCCTCACCGGCTGCCTCACGCAGGTGAAGGAGTGGTCGCAGCGCCACCCGCAGCACGTCACCGTCCCGGTTCTCCTGGAGCTGAAGCAGACCGACCCGCGGCTGGAGGAACGCGGCGGAGCGGTCAGTCCGCCGTGGGACACGGCCATGCTCGACGCGCTGGACGCCGCGATCCGCCGGGTCTTCCCCGACCGCACTACCGTGACCCCCGACGACGTCCGGCACCGCGGCGAGACCCTGGAGGAGTCCGTCCTCACGCAGGGCTGGCCCCGGCTGTCCGCGGTGCGCGGCAAGGTGATGTTCCTGATGGACAACGACGACCAGGAGCTCCAGGACGCCTACCGGGCGGGTGGGCGCGAGAGCCTCCAGGGCCGGGTGCTGTTCACCGACTCCGAACCGGGGCGGGCGGACGCCGCGTTCATGAAGGTCAACGACCCGACCGGGGGCAACAAGGCCGTCATCCGCGACCTGGTGCGGCGGGGCTACTTCGTGCGGACCCGCTCGGACGTGCCGCTCGACCAGGCGACCAGCGGAGAGGACGGCATGCTGCGGGACGCCCTGTCCTCCGGGGCGCAGATGGTCAGCACGGACTTCCCCGTGCCCGGGCTCGCCGCGCGCTACGGCTCCGACTACGTCGCCGAACTTCCGCGCGGGGAGGGCCCGGTGCGCTGCAACCCGGTCACGGTACGGACGTGGCAGTGCCCGCGCGGGCCGCTGGAACCGTGA
- a CDS encoding 5'-3' exonuclease codes for MLLDTASLYFRAYFGVPDSVRAPDGTPVNAVRGLLDFIARLVQDHRPDELVACMDFDWRPQWRVDLIPSYKAHRVLEETEAGSPDTEQVPDTLSPQVPVIDDVLDALGIARIGADGYEADDVIGTLTARAAGPVDIVTGDRDLFQLIDDARGVRVLYPVKGMGNLAAFDEAALREKYGVDGPGYAALATLRGDPSDGLPGVPGIGEKTAAKLLTAYGDLAGIEAAAADPKSKITPAQRRRLQEAAPYLAVAPKVVRVADDVPLRGFDATLPDEPHDATALLALDERWGLRSSLNRVLYALQR; via the coding sequence ATGCTCCTCGACACCGCTTCGCTGTACTTCCGGGCCTACTTCGGGGTTCCGGACTCGGTCCGCGCCCCGGACGGCACGCCGGTGAACGCGGTGCGCGGTCTGCTGGACTTCATCGCCCGGCTGGTGCAGGACCACCGGCCGGACGAACTGGTCGCCTGCATGGACTTCGACTGGCGCCCGCAGTGGCGGGTGGACCTCATCCCCTCCTACAAGGCGCACCGCGTCCTGGAGGAGACGGAGGCGGGCAGCCCCGACACCGAGCAAGTGCCGGACACCCTCTCCCCGCAGGTCCCGGTGATCGACGACGTGCTGGACGCGCTGGGCATCGCCCGGATCGGCGCGGACGGGTACGAGGCGGACGACGTGATCGGCACCCTGACCGCCCGCGCCGCCGGGCCAGTGGACATCGTCACCGGCGACCGCGACCTCTTCCAGCTGATCGACGACGCGCGCGGGGTGCGCGTGCTCTACCCGGTCAAGGGCATGGGCAACCTCGCCGCGTTCGACGAGGCGGCCCTGCGGGAGAAGTACGGCGTGGACGGACCGGGGTACGCCGCCCTGGCGACGCTGCGCGGGGACCCGAGCGACGGCCTTCCCGGAGTGCCCGGCATCGGGGAGAAGACCGCCGCGAAGCTGCTGACGGCCTACGGCGACCTGGCCGGCATCGAGGCCGCCGCCGCGGACCCGAAGTCGAAGATCACCCCGGCGCAGCGCCGCAGACTCCAGGAGGCCGCGCCGTATCTGGCGGTGGCGCCGAAGGTGGTCCGGGTCGCGGACGACGTGCCGCTGCGCGGCTTCGACGCCACCCTGCCGGACGAGCCGCACGACGCGACGGCACTGCTCGCCCTGGACGAGCGCTGGGGGCTGCGCAGTTCACTCAACCGAGTGCTGTACGCGCTCCAGCGGTGA
- a CDS encoding helical backbone metal receptor, with translation MTPPAAVRRVVSLVPSLTEAVAVSGPDLLVGATDWCAHPAGLDVARVRGTKNPDLERIAALEPDLVLANEEENRPADLEALRAAGIAVLVTEVRSVPEAFGELHRALVDGCGLPRPAWLDEAEAAWADVRAEFDAVAVVPVWRRPWMVLGRDTFAGAVLAHLGVRNRYARHPERYPRVPLPELADPRAADLVVLPDEPYAFAADDGPEAFPGLPAALVDGRYLTWYGPSLTEAPEVLAGAVREALG, from the coding sequence ATGACTCCCCCCGCCGCCGTACGGCGCGTCGTCTCGCTGGTCCCCTCGCTGACGGAGGCGGTGGCGGTGTCCGGCCCGGACCTGCTGGTCGGCGCCACCGACTGGTGCGCTCACCCCGCCGGGCTGGATGTCGCGCGGGTGCGCGGCACCAAGAACCCGGACCTGGAGCGGATCGCCGCGCTGGAACCCGACCTGGTGCTGGCCAACGAGGAGGAGAACCGCCCCGCCGACCTCGAGGCGCTGCGGGCCGCCGGGATCGCCGTGCTGGTCACCGAGGTCCGGAGCGTGCCGGAGGCGTTCGGTGAACTGCACCGCGCCCTGGTCGACGGCTGCGGCCTGCCCCGTCCCGCGTGGCTGGACGAGGCGGAGGCGGCGTGGGCGGACGTGCGCGCCGAGTTCGACGCGGTGGCGGTGGTGCCCGTGTGGCGCCGGCCGTGGATGGTGCTGGGCCGGGACACCTTCGCCGGGGCGGTCCTCGCGCACCTCGGGGTACGCAACCGCTACGCCCGCCACCCCGAGCGCTACCCGCGGGTCCCGCTGCCCGAGCTGGCCGACCCCCGGGCCGCCGACCTCGTCGTGCTGCCCGACGAGCCGTACGCGTTCGCCGCCGACGACGGGCCGGAGGCCTTCCCCGGGCTGCCCGCGGCGCTGGTCGACGGACGGTATCTCACCTGGTACGGACCGTCGCTGACCGAGGCGCCCGAAGTGCTGGCCGGCGCCGTGCGCGAGGCCCTTGGCTGA